One Streptomyces fagopyri DNA window includes the following coding sequences:
- a CDS encoding DUF4177 domain-containing protein — translation MTKWEYATVPLLVHATKQILDTWGEDGWELVQVVPGPNNPEQLVAYLKRERSA, via the coding sequence ATGACCAAGTGGGAATACGCAACCGTGCCGCTGCTCGTCCATGCCACGAAGCAGATTCTGGACACCTGGGGCGAGGACGGCTGGGAGCTTGTCCAGGTCGTGCCCGGCCCGAACAACCCCGAGCAGCTGGTGGCCTACCTGAAGCGCGAGAGGTCGGCATGA
- a CDS encoding ArsA family ATPase, which yields MSRLQVVSGKGGTGKTTVAAALALALATEGKRALLVEVEGRQGIAQLFETEALPYEERKIAVAPGGGEVYALAIDPELALLDYLQMFYKLGSAGRALKKLGAIDFATTIAPGVRDVLLTGKACEAVRRKDKSGRFAYDYVVMDAPPTGRITRFLNVNNEVAGLAKIGPIHNQAQAVMRVLKSPETAVHLVTLLEEMPVQETADGIAELRTAKLPVGRIIVNMVRPALLDDVDLELTGAVARGAIAKSLSAAGLGGARRGGNAERLVGPLLEQAEEYAERHTLEREQRAVLTEQGLPLHELPLLAEGMDLAGLYQLAKELRQQGIS from the coding sequence GTGAGCAGGCTCCAGGTCGTCAGCGGCAAGGGCGGTACCGGCAAGACCACGGTAGCCGCGGCCCTCGCGCTCGCCCTCGCTACAGAGGGCAAGCGCGCCCTCCTCGTCGAGGTCGAGGGCAGACAGGGCATCGCGCAGCTCTTCGAGACAGAAGCGCTGCCCTACGAGGAGCGGAAGATCGCCGTCGCTCCGGGGGGCGGGGAGGTGTACGCCCTCGCCATAGACCCCGAACTGGCCCTTCTGGACTACCTCCAGATGTTCTACAAACTGGGGAGCGCCGGACGGGCCCTGAAGAAGCTCGGCGCCATCGACTTCGCGACCACCATCGCGCCCGGCGTCAGGGACGTCCTCCTCACGGGGAAGGCGTGCGAAGCCGTGCGCAGGAAGGACAAGAGCGGCCGGTTCGCCTACGACTACGTCGTCATGGACGCGCCGCCCACCGGGCGGATCACCCGGTTCCTGAACGTGAACAACGAGGTCGCGGGGCTCGCCAAGATCGGCCCGATACACAATCAGGCGCAGGCCGTGATGCGCGTCCTCAAGTCTCCTGAGACGGCCGTGCACTTGGTGACACTGCTCGAGGAGATGCCCGTCCAGGAGACCGCTGACGGCATCGCCGAGCTGCGGACGGCGAAGCTGCCGGTCGGGCGGATCATCGTGAACATGGTGCGGCCCGCGCTCCTCGACGACGTCGACCTGGAGCTCACGGGTGCCGTGGCCCGCGGTGCCATCGCCAAGTCGCTCTCCGCCGCGGGACTCGGCGGCGCCCGCCGCGGCGGGAACGCCGAGCGGCTCGTGGGCCCCCTCCTGGAGCAGGCGGAGGAGTACGCCGAACGGCACACCCTGGAGCGCGAGCAGCGGGCCGTCCTCACGGAGCAGGGCCTGCCGCTGCACGAGCTCCCGTTGCTCGCCGAGGGAATGGACCTGGCGGGCCTGTACCAACTCGCCAAGGAACTGCGTCAGCAAGGGATCTCATGA
- a CDS encoding ArsA family ATPase, with protein MSPDPARAHDPARPGDSSRTRTHDPARTEDPARTRDPVRGIGSAGVLDVDPLLDDPKTRIVVCCGSGGVGKTTTAAALGLRAAERGRKVVVLTIDPARRLAQSMGIDSLDNVPRRVKGIDDSAGGELHAMMLDMKRTFDEIVEAHADGERAAAILGNPFYQSLSAGFAGTQEYMAMEKLGQLRAREEWDLIVVDTPPSRSALDFLDAPKRLGSFLDGRLIRLLTAPAKLGGRAGMKFLNVGMSMMTGTLGKLLGGQLLKDMQTFVAAMDTTFGGFRTRADATYKLLQAPGTAFLVVAAPERDALREAAYFVERLAAEDMPFAGLVLNRVHGSGAAHLSAERALAAAENLDAAATEELDPDPAEDLDPGAAENLDEARIVDQEGGKAGLRNSPDTYGSSESSASASSAPEAPEAPDGSVEGSPAATDTDRTVEQFTADLLRLHAERMQLLSREQRTRDRFTALHPEVAVAEVAALPGDVHDLAGLRNIGDRLAANRPELPGSGA; from the coding sequence ATGAGTCCGGACCCGGCCCGCGCCCACGACCCCGCCCGTCCCGGCGACTCCTCCCGGACACGGACACACGATCCGGCCCGGACCGAGGACCCGGCCCGGACCCGGGACCCGGTCCGCGGAATCGGTTCCGCCGGCGTCCTGGACGTCGATCCGCTGCTCGACGACCCCAAGACCCGCATCGTGGTGTGCTGCGGGTCGGGCGGCGTCGGCAAGACGACCACGGCGGCCGCCCTGGGGCTGCGCGCGGCCGAGCGGGGCCGCAAGGTGGTCGTCCTCACGATCGACCCGGCACGCCGGCTCGCCCAGTCGATGGGCATCGACTCACTCGACAACGTCCCTCGCCGGGTGAAGGGCATCGACGACTCCGCGGGCGGCGAACTGCACGCCATGATGCTCGACATGAAGCGCACCTTCGACGAGATCGTCGAGGCGCACGCGGACGGCGAGCGGGCCGCCGCGATCCTGGGCAACCCCTTCTACCAGTCGCTTTCGGCGGGCTTCGCGGGCACGCAGGAGTACATGGCGATGGAGAAGCTCGGGCAGCTGCGGGCCCGGGAGGAGTGGGACCTGATCGTCGTCGACACCCCGCCGTCCCGCTCCGCGCTGGACTTCCTGGACGCGCCGAAGCGGCTCGGTTCCTTCCTGGACGGCAGGCTGATCCGGCTCCTCACCGCTCCGGCGAAGCTGGGCGGCCGCGCGGGGATGAAGTTCCTGAACGTCGGGATGTCGATGATGACCGGCACCCTGGGCAAGCTGCTCGGGGGACAACTCCTCAAGGACATGCAGACGTTCGTCGCGGCGATGGACACCACCTTCGGCGGCTTCCGTACGCGCGCGGACGCCACGTACAAGCTGCTCCAGGCGCCTGGCACGGCGTTCCTGGTGGTGGCGGCCCCGGAGCGGGACGCGCTGCGGGAGGCCGCGTACTTCGTCGAGCGGCTGGCCGCCGAGGACATGCCGTTCGCCGGCCTGGTCCTCAACCGGGTGCACGGCAGCGGCGCCGCCCATCTGTCCGCCGAACGGGCACTCGCGGCCGCGGAGAACCTCGACGCCGCGGCCACCGAGGAGCTCGATCCCGACCCCGCGGAAGATCTTGACCCGGGGGCCGCGGAAAATCTTGACGAGGCCCGCATTGTGGATCAGGAGGGCGGGAAAGCTGGACTTCGTAACTCTCCCGACACGTACGGTAGTTCAGAATCTTCCGCTTCCGCGTCATCGGCTCCCGAAGCTCCAGAAGCTCCCGACGGATCCGTCGAAGGCTCCCCCGCCGCCACGGACACCGACCGGACCGTCGAACAGTTCACCGCAGACCTGCTGAGGCTGCATGCCGAGCGCATGCAGCTGCTCTCCCGCGAGCAGCGCACACGTGACCGCTTCACCGCGCTGCACCCCGAGGTGGCCGTGGCCGAAGTGGCCGCACTGCCCGGCGACGTGCACGACCTCGCGGGGTTGCGGAACATCGGGGACCGGCTCGCGGCCAACCGACCGGAGCTGCCAGGGTCCGGCGCCTGA
- a CDS encoding WhiB family transcriptional regulator has translation MGWVTDWSAQAACRTTDPDELFVQGAAQNRAKAVCTGCPVRTECLADALDNHVEFGVWGGMTERERRALLRRRPTVTSWRRLLETARTEYERGAGLLPLDEEEVYERYAAVG, from the coding sequence ATGGGCTGGGTAACCGACTGGAGTGCGCAGGCGGCCTGCCGCACTACCGATCCGGATGAACTGTTCGTTCAAGGAGCAGCGCAGAACAGGGCGAAGGCAGTGTGCACCGGATGTCCGGTACGCACGGAATGTCTCGCCGATGCGCTCGACAACCACGTCGAATTCGGCGTGTGGGGTGGCATGACGGAGCGGGAGCGTCGCGCACTGCTGCGCAGGCGTCCCACCGTCACCTCGTGGCGTCGCCTGCTGGAGACCGCGCGTACGGAGTACGAGCGCGGTGCGGGCCTGCTGCCCCTCGACGAGGAAGAGGTGTACGAGCGTTACGCGGCGGTGGGCTGA
- a CDS encoding transglycosylase domain-containing protein codes for MPKKLSGGGLSPTQQAAKFLGVSVLAGAVMAGIALPAAGALGLAAKGSVQGFDEIPDNLKSPALSQRTTILDNQGGQIATVYSRDRTVVDLKKISPYMQKAIVAIEDSRFYQHGAVDLKGILRAVNQNAQNGGVAQGASTLTQQLVKNYFVEEAGDDPTKVAQATQQTLGRKIRELKYAIQLEEKLGKKKILENYLNITFFGEQAYGVEAAAQRYFSKPAKDLNLQQSALLAGIVQSPSRYDPVNDEAEAIKRRNTVLQRMAEVHDISPQEADAAQNAKLDLKVSQPKNGCITAVKGASFFCRYVENVFLTDPVFGKTKEDRAKVWNQGGLTIRTTLDPQSQKSVQDSIKSHVNKSDSVATAATLVQPGTGKIVGMGQSRPYGYGKNETEYNYSVDRDMGGSNFGFPTGSTFKPFVAAAALEEGLPATQEYSAPYKMSYPSPVQTCGKPWTNQQSETLSNESESEKGPYPLKTAMAKSVNTYFVQMISDIGICPVVKLTDKLHVVQGNGDKLPEVPAITLGSKGISPLTMASAYATFASRGMYCSPIAIESISQQVDGKQKSLEVPKSTCTRAMSETTADTVNTLLSGVIDSGTGQQAGLTDRDNAGKTGTTDERRNAWFVGYTPNLAGAVWVGSPKQNVKMTNINIGGVYHSLVYGGEVPGPIWKDAMTGALAGKDSPSFNLIDIPDPVRDHDDDGGPDDGGPDDGGPGGGDDRGNTISGNNGSNGNGGGKPNPTFSLPEGFIQGQNGTGGRHR; via the coding sequence ATGCCAAAGAAGCTCTCGGGCGGTGGTCTGTCGCCCACGCAGCAGGCCGCCAAGTTCCTCGGTGTCAGCGTGCTCGCCGGAGCAGTCATGGCCGGAATCGCGTTGCCCGCCGCGGGCGCGCTGGGCCTCGCGGCCAAGGGTTCCGTCCAGGGGTTCGACGAGATTCCCGACAACTTGAAGAGTCCCGCGCTGAGTCAGCGCACCACCATCCTGGACAACCAGGGCGGTCAGATCGCCACGGTCTACTCGCGCGACCGTACGGTGGTCGACCTCAAGAAGATCTCGCCGTACATGCAGAAGGCGATCGTCGCGATCGAGGACTCCCGCTTCTACCAGCACGGAGCGGTCGACCTCAAGGGCATCCTGCGCGCCGTGAACCAGAACGCGCAGAACGGCGGGGTGGCCCAGGGCGCCTCCACGCTCACCCAGCAGCTGGTGAAGAACTACTTCGTGGAGGAGGCCGGCGACGACCCGACGAAGGTCGCCCAGGCCACCCAGCAGACCCTCGGCCGCAAGATCCGCGAGCTCAAGTACGCGATCCAGCTGGAAGAGAAGCTCGGCAAGAAGAAGATCCTCGAGAACTACCTGAACATCACGTTCTTCGGCGAGCAGGCCTACGGCGTCGAGGCCGCCGCCCAGCGCTACTTCTCCAAGCCCGCCAAGGACCTGAACCTCCAGCAGTCGGCGCTGCTCGCGGGCATCGTCCAGTCGCCCAGCCGCTACGACCCGGTCAACGACGAGGCCGAGGCCATCAAGCGCCGCAACACCGTCCTGCAGCGCATGGCCGAGGTGCACGACATCTCCCCGCAGGAGGCCGACGCGGCCCAGAACGCCAAGCTGGACCTCAAGGTCAGCCAGCCGAAGAACGGCTGCATCACGGCGGTCAAGGGCGCGAGCTTCTTCTGCAGGTACGTGGAGAACGTGTTCCTCACCGACCCGGTCTTCGGCAAGACCAAGGAGGACCGGGCCAAGGTCTGGAACCAGGGCGGCCTGACCATCCGTACGACGCTCGACCCGCAGTCCCAGAAGTCGGTGCAGGACTCGATCAAGTCCCACGTCAACAAGTCGGACTCGGTCGCCACGGCGGCCACGCTGGTCCAGCCGGGGACCGGCAAGATCGTCGGCATGGGCCAGTCGAGGCCGTACGGCTACGGGAAGAACGAGACGGAGTACAACTACTCGGTCGACCGTGACATGGGCGGATCGAACTTCGGCTTCCCGACCGGTTCGACCTTCAAGCCGTTCGTGGCCGCGGCCGCGCTGGAGGAGGGCCTGCCGGCGACGCAGGAGTACTCCGCGCCGTACAAGATGTCCTACCCCAGCCCCGTGCAGACGTGCGGCAAGCCCTGGACCAACCAGCAGAGCGAGACCCTCTCGAACGAGAGCGAGTCGGAGAAGGGCCCGTACCCGCTGAAGACGGCGATGGCCAAGTCGGTCAACACCTACTTCGTGCAGATGATCTCGGACATCGGTATCTGCCCGGTGGTGAAGCTGACCGACAAGCTGCATGTCGTACAGGGCAACGGCGACAAGCTGCCCGAGGTCCCCGCCATCACCCTCGGGTCCAAGGGGATCTCCCCGCTGACCATGGCGAGCGCGTACGCCACCTTCGCGTCCCGGGGCATGTACTGCTCGCCGATCGCCATCGAGTCGATCAGCCAGCAGGTGGACGGCAAGCAGAAGTCGCTGGAAGTACCGAAGTCGACCTGCACGCGGGCCATGTCCGAGACGACCGCGGACACCGTCAACACCCTGCTCAGCGGTGTGATCGACTCCGGTACGGGTCAGCAGGCCGGCCTGACGGACCGGGACAACGCCGGTAAGACGGGTACGACGGACGAGCGCCGCAACGCGTGGTTCGTCGGCTACACCCCGAACCTGGCGGGCGCGGTGTGGGTCGGCAGCCCCAAGCAGAACGTCAAGATGACGAACATCAACATCGGCGGTGTCTACCACTCCCTCGTCTACGGCGGCGAGGTGCCGGGCCCGATCTGGAAGGACGCCATGACGGGCGCCCTCGCGGGCAAGGACTCCCCCTCCTTCAACCTGATCGACATCCCCGATCCGGTGCGGGACCACGACGACGACGGTGGTCCGGACGACGGCGGCCCGGACGACGGTGGCCCGGGCGGCGGCGACGACCGCGGGAACACCATCAGCGGCAACAACGGCAGCAACGGGAACGGCGGCGGAAAGCCGAACCCCACCTTCTCGCTCCCTGAGGGCTTCATCCAGGGGCAGAACGGCACCGGGGGCCGTCACCGCTGA
- a CDS encoding GatB/YqeY domain-containing protein produces the protein MTTLKSKLQEDLNAAIKERDELRSATLRLTLSAITKEEVAGKTKRELSDDEVQKVITREAKKRREAADAFAQGGRPESAEREKAEGEILATYLPKQLSDEELRQIVGQAVEEARAAGAEGPRAMGQVMKIVNPKVAGLAEGGRVAAVVKELLAG, from the coding sequence ATGACCACGCTCAAGTCGAAGCTGCAGGAAGACCTCAACGCCGCCATCAAGGAGCGCGACGAGCTCCGCTCGGCCACGCTCCGGCTGACCCTCTCCGCGATCACCAAGGAGGAGGTCGCCGGCAAGACGAAGCGCGAGCTCTCCGACGACGAAGTACAGAAGGTGATCACCCGCGAGGCGAAGAAGCGCCGTGAGGCCGCCGACGCCTTCGCGCAGGGTGGTCGGCCCGAGTCGGCCGAGCGGGAGAAGGCGGAGGGCGAGATCCTCGCCACCTACCTGCCCAAGCAGCTCTCCGACGAGGAGCTCCGGCAGATCGTCGGGCAGGCCGTCGAGGAGGCGCGGGCCGCGGGCGCCGAGGGGCCGCGGGCCATGGGTCAGGTCATGAAGATCGTCAACCCGAAGGTCGCGGGCCTGGCCGAGGGCGGCCGGGTCGCCGCCGTGGTCAAGGAGCTGCTCGCCGGCTGA
- a CDS encoding metallophosphoesterase — translation MRARYGVPLGITAVGAAGLLYAAGFEARSFRLRRVTVPVLPPGMRPLRLLQVSDIHMVGGQRKKQRWLRSLAGLRPDFVINTGDNLSDPEAVPEVLDALGPLMEFPGAYVFGSNDYYGPTLRNPARYLFEKTQGRHGLNGNKPAVRAIHNPWEDLRDGFDTAGWLNLTNTRGTLKIEGSEIELTGLDDPHIKRDRYARVSGGPSESADFSLGVVHAPYLRALDAFTADGYPLVLAGHTHGGQLCLPFYGAFVTNCDLDTDRVKGLSTHTAEERTSYLHVSAGCGTSRYTPVRFACPPEASLLTLVSR, via the coding sequence ATGCGCGCACGATACGGAGTACCCCTGGGAATCACGGCGGTGGGCGCCGCCGGACTGCTGTACGCGGCGGGTTTCGAGGCCCGCTCGTTCCGCCTCCGGCGGGTGACGGTCCCGGTCCTGCCGCCGGGCATGCGGCCACTGCGCCTGCTCCAGGTCTCCGACATCCACATGGTGGGCGGGCAGCGCAAGAAGCAGCGCTGGCTGCGCTCCCTGGCCGGCCTGCGCCCCGACTTCGTCATCAACACCGGGGACAACCTCTCCGACCCGGAGGCCGTCCCCGAAGTCCTGGACGCCCTCGGCCCCTTGATGGAGTTCCCCGGCGCGTACGTCTTCGGTTCGAACGACTACTACGGGCCCACGCTCCGCAACCCCGCCCGGTACCTGTTCGAGAAGACCCAGGGCCGTCACGGTCTGAACGGCAACAAGCCGGCCGTCCGCGCCATCCACAACCCGTGGGAGGACCTGCGCGACGGATTCGACACGGCGGGCTGGCTCAACCTCACGAACACCCGGGGCACGCTGAAGATAGAAGGCTCCGAGATCGAGCTGACCGGTCTCGACGACCCGCACATCAAACGGGACCGCTACGCGCGCGTGTCCGGCGGCCCGTCGGAGTCGGCCGACTTCTCCCTGGGCGTGGTCCACGCGCCCTACCTGCGCGCGCTCGACGCGTTCACGGCGGACGGCTACCCCCTGGTCCTCGCCGGCCACACCCACGGCGGCCAGCTCTGCCTCCCCTTCTACGGCGCCTTCGTCACCAACTGCGACCTGGACACGGACCGCGTGAAGGGTCTGTCCACCCACACGGCGGAGGAGCGGACGTCGTACCTGCACGTCTCGGCGGGCTGCGGCACCAGCCGCTACACGCCGGTACGTTTCGCGTGCCCGCCGGAGGCGTCGCTCCTGACACTGGTGAGCCGCTGA
- a CDS encoding Pr6Pr family membrane protein: MIAPIPKDIPDLPPIPGIAALAPYNVPSTAVVAPVYRPLAAAFRLLAAMTAAAGIAIDLYLGSPAHVLSYFAAQSNLLAAVVLAASARRAWMARRPLPAALTGGTLLYVLITGLVYHLHLANRPGGFSMTGETASLHGWQALANLVLYTVTPVAVVIDWLLLTRPAPLAMRYATTWLVYPLVYLAFCLTRGAMLSPGTTERYLYPFVDADRHGYVGILGNTAILGVAFYALALLVVALDHLRPDPLRHGGRRPENRISSPATGGLK; encoded by the coding sequence ATGATCGCCCCGATCCCCAAGGACATACCCGACCTCCCCCCGATCCCGGGTATCGCCGCACTGGCCCCGTACAACGTCCCGTCGACGGCGGTGGTGGCCCCCGTGTACCGCCCGCTGGCGGCGGCCTTCCGCCTCCTGGCCGCCATGACGGCAGCGGCGGGCATCGCCATCGACCTGTATCTGGGCAGCCCGGCACACGTGCTGAGCTACTTCGCCGCCCAGAGCAACCTGCTGGCGGCGGTGGTCCTCGCCGCCTCGGCCCGGCGGGCGTGGATGGCCCGCCGCCCGCTGCCCGCGGCCCTCACGGGCGGCACGCTTCTGTACGTCCTGATCACTGGCCTGGTCTACCACCTCCACCTGGCGAACCGGCCCGGCGGCTTCTCCATGACCGGCGAGACCGCCTCGCTCCACGGCTGGCAGGCGCTCGCGAACCTGGTCCTGTACACCGTGACCCCGGTCGCCGTGGTGATCGACTGGCTCCTGCTGACCCGCCCGGCCCCGCTGGCGATGCGATACGCGACCACCTGGCTCGTCTACCCCCTCGTCTACCTGGCCTTCTGCCTCACCCGCGGCGCGATGCTGTCGCCGGGCACCACGGAGCGCTACCTCTACCCCTTCGTGGACGCCGACCGGCACGGATACGTCGGCATCCTCGGAAACACCGCGATCCTCGGCGTCGCCTTCTACGCCCTGGCCCTCCTGGTCGTCGCCCTGGACCACCTCCGCCCCGACCCACTGCGCCACGGCGGCCGACGCCCCGAAAACCGGATTTCGTCTCCGGCCACCGGTGGGCTAAAGTAA
- a CDS encoding site-specific integrase translates to MRKHEETKTRKSRRTIALPKQVVDVLEERWSRQKQTQKQERVGHGSQATTEAAYRKQLRPVITGGAETVGEIVAGGDAEADTLGGDPSPSALRHERDR, encoded by the coding sequence GTGCGCAAGCACGAGGAAACCAAGACCAGGAAGAGCCGCCGCACCATCGCACTGCCGAAGCAAGTGGTCGACGTTCTCGAAGAACGTTGGAGCCGGCAGAAGCAGACGCAGAAGCAGGAGCGGGTCGGTCACGGCAGCCAGGCGACGACGGAAGCGGCCTATCGGAAGCAGCTCCGGCCGGTGATCACGGGGGGCGCCGAAACGGTGGGCGAGATCGTCGCCGGGGGCGACGCAGAGGCGGACACACTCGGGGGTGACCCGAGCCCTTCGGCCCTCAGACATGAAAGAGACCGGTGA
- a CDS encoding NlpC/P60 family protein: MPKRKGRPVVHAVTVLALLAGSAYFTYELRKDEQAKVPAAQAITENLQTSGKATGKQTWERLNNPARSVLRDGKGAVIATFTDGARTATLKGPTRTFAEPATTNTKVATDDWVRLMPESWTKGSEKQQWFKDWFKQYYGSEEDDIFAFAFQYIQGAPVKKDDQGIQYEGHAFYGPLKADGVDRYEQTDFYDYLGIPYTFRDGTTTYPQKDRLRSVDCSGYLRLVYGYRARYPLMSSNGKGDGLPRTADGMARGKEGVDIIKLQGPSPWYERPNNIDVLQPGDLLFFKMDHRTSNHMDHSAIYLGPDTEGHKVFISSRKEQNGPTIGDGGGVSRLDGNGFYAKLFRTAKRL, from the coding sequence ATGCCGAAGCGCAAAGGCCGCCCCGTCGTCCACGCGGTGACGGTCCTCGCGCTGCTCGCGGGCAGCGCCTACTTCACCTACGAACTGCGCAAGGACGAGCAGGCCAAGGTCCCGGCCGCCCAGGCGATCACCGAGAACCTGCAGACCTCGGGCAAGGCGACCGGCAAGCAGACCTGGGAACGGCTGAACAACCCGGCGCGTTCGGTCCTGCGCGACGGCAAGGGCGCGGTCATCGCCACCTTCACGGACGGCGCCCGTACCGCGACCCTCAAGGGCCCGACGCGGACCTTCGCCGAACCGGCCACCACCAACACCAAGGTGGCGACCGACGACTGGGTGCGCCTCATGCCGGAGTCGTGGACCAAGGGCTCCGAGAAGCAGCAGTGGTTCAAGGACTGGTTCAAGCAGTATTACGGCAGCGAGGAGGACGACATCTTCGCGTTCGCCTTCCAGTACATCCAGGGCGCCCCGGTCAAGAAGGACGACCAGGGCATCCAGTACGAGGGCCACGCCTTCTACGGTCCCCTCAAGGCCGACGGCGTCGACCGCTACGAACAGACGGACTTCTACGACTACCTGGGCATCCCGTACACCTTCCGGGACGGCACCACGACCTACCCGCAGAAGGACCGGCTGCGGTCGGTGGACTGCTCCGGCTATCTGCGACTGGTGTACGGCTACCGCGCCCGGTACCCGCTGATGTCCAGCAACGGCAAGGGCGACGGGCTGCCGCGCACCGCCGACGGCATGGCCCGCGGCAAGGAGGGCGTGGACATCATCAAGCTCCAGGGCCCGAGCCCCTGGTACGAGCGGCCGAACAACATCGACGTCCTGCAACCCGGCGACCTGCTCTTCTTCAAGATGGACCACCGCACGAGCAACCACATGGACCACTCGGCGATCTACCTGGGTCCGGACACCGAGGGCCACAAGGTCTTCATCTCCAGCCGCAAGGAGCAGAACGGCCCGACGATCGGCGACGGGGGCGGTGTCTCACGCCTCGACGGCAACGGCTTCTACGCGAAGCTGTTCCGCACCGCGAAGCGGTTGTGA
- a CDS encoding poly-gamma-glutamate biosynthesis protein PgsC/CapC, giving the protein MIPSVLTPEIAAIGIGLGLMFSLMCYLTTNLSPGGMITPGWLALTLIEDLQRAALVVGVTVLTYLATLLMQKFVILYGKRLFAAVVLSGVLIQATVIIVLQMEFPLLYANQTLGFIVPGLIGYQMVRQPKGATLLSVGSVTLATYVVLTAGILLGAMPSA; this is encoded by the coding sequence TTGATCCCCTCCGTCCTCACCCCCGAGATCGCCGCGATCGGCATCGGTCTGGGGCTGATGTTCTCGTTGATGTGCTACCTGACGACCAACCTGTCCCCGGGCGGCATGATCACACCTGGCTGGCTCGCGCTCACCCTCATCGAGGACCTCCAGCGAGCCGCGCTGGTGGTGGGCGTGACCGTGCTGACCTACCTCGCCACGCTGCTCATGCAGAAGTTCGTGATCCTGTACGGCAAGCGGCTGTTCGCCGCCGTGGTACTCAGCGGCGTGCTCATCCAGGCCACGGTGATCATCGTGCTCCAGATGGAGTTCCCGCTGCTGTACGCCAACCAGACCCTCGGCTTCATCGTCCCGGGCCTGATCGGTTACCAGATGGTCCGTCAGCCCAAGGGCGCGACCCTGCTGTCCGTCGGATCGGTCACCCTCGCCACCTATGTGGTGCTGACCGCCGGCATCCTCCTGGGCGCCATGCCGTCCGCCTGA